A window of Candidatus Lokiarchaeota archaeon contains these coding sequences:
- the sfsA gene encoding DNA/RNA nuclease SfsA, which produces MELQKGEIVEARFLSRPNRFLGVVALEGEEFQAFIPNPGRMEELMIRGKTVYLRHLPSPKRKTDYDLIAVKHRGILVSIDSRLPNRFVGQLLEKKELPSFSEYCEVKAEPSMFGGRFDFKLYSGSVDSIIEVKSCTLVNSGVASFPDAPTKRGVRHMMHLAEVLQEGIADRACVIFVVQRPDATIFTPNDRTDPEFGKALREAHEEGVEIMVLLTKLENWKLRLLKELEYEL; this is translated from the coding sequence ATGGAGCTGCAGAAAGGCGAAATTGTTGAAGCCAGATTTCTTTCAAGGCCAAACCGATTTCTGGGTGTGGTTGCTTTGGAAGGGGAGGAGTTCCAAGCCTTTATCCCTAATCCAGGCCGTATGGAGGAGTTGATGATTAGAGGGAAAACCGTATATCTTCGCCATCTGCCTAGCCCCAAAAGAAAAACCGACTATGATCTTATTGCTGTCAAACATAGGGGTATACTTGTATCAATAGATTCACGTTTGCCAAACCGATTTGTGGGTCAGCTCTTGGAAAAAAAGGAACTACCCTCATTCTCTGAATATTGTGAGGTTAAGGCAGAACCTTCAATGTTTGGAGGGCGTTTCGATTTCAAGCTTTATAGCGGTTCAGTTGATTCAATCATAGAGGTGAAATCGTGTACACTAGTGAACTCAGGGGTGGCCAGTTTTCCGGATGCCCCAACAAAACGGGGAGTTCGACATATGATGCATCTGGCGGAGGTACTTCAGGAAGGAATAGCCGATAGAGCATGTGTGATCTTTGTTGTTCAGCGTCCAGACGCTACAATCTTCACCCCGAACGATAGAACAGATCCTGAATTTGGAAAAGCTCTTAGAGAAGCACATGAAGAGGGGGTAGAAATCATGGTTCTCCTGACCAAGCTTGAAAACTGGAAACTTCGGTTACTGAAAGAGTTGGAATACGAGCTATAA
- a CDS encoding ATP-binding cassette domain-containing protein, translating into MQIESIVERMSGEELFSLAREFNIPITERTVRRQLLIEKLMDNLEEWHKKDLASPHDIGDSSIKLRDIKKNYATTVAVDGLDLDVRPGEIVGLVGPNGAGKTTTLRILTGIIKATAGEVEIAGYDIEKDPLKAKRRIGYIPEKPTCYPSLRVKEYFQFIAKLYDVSKVERILRTRKYVDLFHLDKYLDSYIGTLSKGNLQRVLVVGIFIRPPPFILALDEPIYGLDPLGAWNFKKQLRELRDEGSAILVSTHILEVAEALCDRFVILNHGKAVGRGTLTELRNRCPECQSLEEIFLQLTGGIPAK; encoded by the coding sequence ATGCAAATTGAGAGCATCGTGGAGAGAATGAGTGGGGAAGAGCTATTCAGTCTTGCGAGAGAATTCAATATACCCATTACAGAAAGAACGGTTCGCCGCCAGTTGCTTATTGAAAAGCTAATGGATAATTTAGAAGAGTGGCATAAGAAGGATCTAGCGTCACCTCATGATATTGGGGATTCATCAATCAAACTAAGAGATATCAAGAAGAATTATGCTACAACCGTTGCTGTGGATGGCCTTGATCTAGATGTGCGTCCTGGGGAAATCGTAGGCCTAGTAGGTCCTAACGGTGCAGGTAAAACCACAACCCTACGTATTCTCACAGGAATCATCAAAGCAACAGCTGGTGAAGTAGAGATCGCAGGTTACGATATTGAAAAAGACCCCCTTAAGGCAAAAAGAAGAATCGGTTATATACCTGAAAAACCAACATGTTACCCAAGTTTGAGGGTCAAGGAGTATTTCCAGTTCATTGCAAAGCTGTATGATGTTTCGAAAGTTGAACGGATACTGAGAACTAGAAAATATGTTGATCTTTTTCACCTAGACAAATACCTAGACTCGTATATTGGAACACTATCAAAGGGTAACCTTCAGCGAGTTCTTGTTGTCGGGATTTTCATTAGACCCCCTCCATTTATTCTTGCCCTTGATGAGCCAATCTACGGACTCGATCCGCTTGGAGCTTGGAATTTCAAAAAGCAGTTGAGAGAATTGCGAGATGAGGGTTCTGCGATACTCGTTTCTACTCATATTCTTGAGGTAGCCGAGGCATTGTGTGACAGGTTTGTGATATTGAACCATGGAAAGGCTGTGGGCAGGGGAACATTAACTGAATTGAGAAATCGATGCCCGGAGTGTCAAAGCCTTGAAGAAATCTTTCTGCAACTAACTGGTGGTATTCCGGCAAAGTAG
- a CDS encoding PAS domain S-box protein, which translates to MAEGQEREYNGVLSGKNVEAIVKMANDGIVAIEDGIIAYSNPAFCEMLDVTTKEVIGRPFEDYLDPTAKHMYTENIEAFDFGESGRPSFRVRLLDSKRHVVNAEMSTSDFIFNGKPAILAIVRDISEQVALEASLEASEARYRTLYDSSPIAYFTLSRRGIIQDVNTAAETLLGYDTSDMLRRNISSLTTGKERGRRSADQIVSEVLQGKTVRDVEMRMLHSDGSTIWVSITASPLSVPDEPPRIGFMALDINRRKMAELKEKEERERANLYLDVITHDLSNVNQTLLFTIGLIDQSLDVPPEIQQLIRESNWNIDRATRMVTNLRIIWELEKHPPEKERKDPVECINHAIQSVRDTFRWKQIDVDCEMEKGEFEIAGNRFLRHVFLNVLTNSVLFTEGDNVEIEIVASSQSDMVRIECMDYGKGIPDSLKESIFNRNSSEQQMVGRGLGLTLARMVINDLGGRIWAEDRVDGDHTKGASIVITLPQWVEEAELPCGRSKCVIFYESDHCLFCEPTKETLFGLIRELGITERFVEVINVDDPSVVIDEDELPMLPMIRICEDELTGFVGEDRIRMSLMRLLMKECYPGAA; encoded by the coding sequence GTGGCAGAAGGACAGGAGCGCGAATACAATGGAGTCCTTTCTGGCAAGAATGTAGAAGCAATCGTCAAGATGGCAAACGATGGGATAGTAGCCATCGAAGACGGAATCATTGCTTATTCAAATCCTGCTTTTTGTGAAATGCTGGATGTAACGACGAAAGAGGTCATTGGAAGACCCTTTGAAGATTATCTCGATCCAACAGCCAAACACATGTATACAGAAAATATTGAGGCCTTCGATTTTGGAGAATCCGGACGTCCGAGTTTCAGGGTAAGACTCCTTGATTCGAAGCGACATGTTGTAAACGCAGAAATGAGCACTTCTGATTTCATCTTCAACGGAAAACCAGCGATTCTAGCCATAGTCCGTGATATATCAGAACAGGTTGCCCTAGAAGCATCCTTAGAAGCTTCAGAAGCCCGTTATCGAACCCTTTACGATTCTTCACCGATAGCATATTTCACCCTGAGCAGGCGTGGAATCATCCAAGATGTAAATACCGCCGCCGAGACCCTTCTCGGATACGACACCTCAGATATGCTCCGTCGGAATATTTCATCACTTACAACTGGAAAAGAACGTGGGCGGCGTTCTGCGGACCAAATCGTTTCCGAAGTATTGCAAGGTAAGACCGTACGAGACGTAGAAATGAGGATGCTACATTCTGATGGCAGTACCATCTGGGTAAGCATCACCGCAAGCCCACTCAGTGTTCCTGATGAACCGCCACGAATAGGATTCATGGCTCTGGACATAAATAGACGGAAGATGGCGGAGCTCAAGGAAAAAGAAGAAAGAGAACGAGCTAATCTGTATCTGGATGTAATTACGCACGATCTCTCGAATGTCAATCAGACACTTCTATTCACAATCGGACTTATTGATCAGAGCTTGGACGTTCCACCCGAAATTCAGCAACTGATACGCGAGTCCAACTGGAATATTGATAGAGCAACTCGTATGGTCACCAACTTGAGAATCATCTGGGAGCTGGAAAAACACCCGCCAGAAAAGGAAAGGAAAGATCCAGTCGAATGCATCAATCATGCTATCCAATCTGTACGAGATACGTTTAGGTGGAAGCAGATAGATGTGGATTGCGAAATGGAAAAGGGAGAATTCGAGATTGCTGGAAACAGATTTCTGCGCCATGTGTTTCTTAACGTGTTGACAAATTCCGTGCTTTTCACGGAAGGCGATAATGTTGAAATTGAGATAGTAGCTTCCAGCCAGAGTGACATGGTTAGAATAGAATGCATGGACTATGGAAAGGGCATACCCGACTCCCTGAAAGAAAGCATCTTCAATCGTAATAGCTCAGAACAGCAAATGGTTGGTCGCGGCCTCGGCCTCACCCTTGCTAGAATGGTCATTAATGACCTTGGCGGGCGGATATGGGCGGAAGACAGAGTTGATGGCGACCACACGAAAGGTGCATCAATCGTCATTACATTGCCGCAATGGGTTGAAGAGGCCGAACTCCCCTGCGGACGCAGCAAATGTGTTATCTTTTATGAATCCGATCATTGTCTTTTCTGCGAACCCACCAAAGAGACACTTTTTGGGCTCATACGGGAGCTGGGCATTACAGAGCGATTTGTTGAAGTCATCAATGTAGACGATCCTTCAGTTGTGATTGATGAGGATGAACTTCCAATGTTGCCAATGATTCGTATCTGTGAAGATGAGCTAACAGGCTTTGTAGGGGAGGACAGAATACGCATGAGCCTCATGCGTCTCCTTATGAAAGAATGTTATCCAGGAGCAGCTTAG
- a CDS encoding LLM class flavin-dependent oxidoreductase, with amino-acid sequence MSSFGIQIEPQFGYEFSEIRRIANVALENEFDTVWFSDHFILNQDATDRILLDPWLVMSALSRENSDIRLGSLVFCNSYRNPALHAKMGASLDNLSGGRLEFGIGAGWKELDYEAYGIEYPDDLTRIEQLGEGIQIIKGAWTEEKFSFDGKYYSVKNLISEPKPVQQPHPTIWVGSMTGGDRIVEVAARYGNGLNLAWSFTPDECQEIFGKMTSMAKTHERKDELSKSVGLWTRWFKSKQEMEKKIEEVAKERNMEVADYRERVSSALWGDTEIIIQRVREYQEIGVTHFIFMFPYSEEESQIQAFGEYVLPAVK; translated from the coding sequence ATGTCATCTTTTGGAATTCAAATCGAGCCACAATTTGGGTACGAATTTAGTGAAATCAGAAGAATAGCCAATGTGGCATTGGAGAATGAGTTTGACACAGTCTGGTTTTCAGATCATTTCATACTCAACCAAGATGCTACAGACAGGATCCTATTAGATCCATGGCTAGTCATGTCTGCCCTGAGCAGAGAGAACAGCGATATTAGGCTTGGTTCACTGGTTTTCTGCAACAGCTACAGAAACCCTGCTCTTCATGCTAAGATGGGGGCAAGCTTAGACAATCTTTCGGGAGGGCGTCTGGAGTTTGGAATTGGGGCGGGGTGGAAGGAACTAGACTACGAAGCCTATGGAATCGAATACCCGGATGATTTGACGAGAATAGAGCAACTCGGTGAAGGAATTCAAATAATCAAGGGCGCATGGACCGAAGAAAAATTCTCCTTTGATGGAAAGTATTACTCTGTGAAGAATCTGATTTCCGAACCTAAACCTGTACAGCAACCCCATCCTACAATCTGGGTAGGCAGCATGACAGGGGGCGACCGCATAGTTGAAGTTGCAGCTCGATATGGAAACGGACTTAACTTAGCATGGTCGTTTACTCCCGATGAATGTCAAGAGATTTTTGGAAAGATGACATCTATGGCCAAGACACATGAGAGGAAAGATGAGCTGAGTAAATCGGTAGGCCTATGGACTCGTTGGTTCAAGAGCAAGCAAGAAATGGAGAAGAAGATAGAAGAAGTAGCCAAAGAGCGAAATATGGAAGTTGCCGACTATCGCGAAAGGGTCAGCTCGGCGCTTTGGGGTGATACAGAAATTATTATTCAACGTGTCAGAGAGTACCAGGAAATAGGGGTAACCCATTTTATCTTCATGTTTCCGTACAGCGAGGAAGAGTCCCAAATCCAAGCATTTGGTGAATATGTTCTACCAGCTGTCAAGTGA
- a CDS encoding PH domain-containing protein, giving the protein MKQCFNLTLSVRQLDDCLSFQIHSGANKMTQEHQHSEEESVVTPPPEEKEKLVAIFRPSRAGRLIHYAVGFIALISGTLFNIMSAGSIIPYSTISWNMGVGSIVFGIVVVLGVEAARRYTLYIVTTWNLRIRTGIISKETRRIFYDDISKVEIASEPQEIAVGIGDVVIYREDDGDEPVLVMKDINNPRGIRELINRFVETTEEPTSWSHVEKTVVAPW; this is encoded by the coding sequence ATGAAGCAATGCTTCAACCTCACACTATCAGTCAGACAATTGGACGATTGTCTCAGCTTTCAGATTCATTCAGGTGCAAATAAGATGACACAGGAACACCAGCACAGCGAGGAAGAATCAGTTGTTACCCCACCCCCTGAAGAAAAAGAGAAGCTAGTGGCCATATTTCGGCCAAGCCGTGCTGGAAGACTCATTCATTACGCAGTTGGTTTTATAGCACTGATTTCAGGTACCCTGTTCAATATCATGAGCGCGGGCAGTATCATACCCTACAGCACTATTTCCTGGAATATGGGGGTTGGCTCAATTGTCTTTGGCATTGTGGTCGTCCTTGGGGTCGAAGCCGCAAGGAGATACACGCTGTACATCGTCACGACTTGGAACCTGCGCATACGAACGGGCATCATTAGTAAAGAAACTAGAAGGATATTCTACGACGATATCAGCAAGGTAGAAATTGCTAGTGAACCTCAGGAAATTGCAGTTGGGATTGGGGACGTTGTCATCTACAGGGAAGATGATGGTGATGAACCTGTTCTTGTCATGAAGGATATCAATAATCCCAGAGGTATACGGGAGCTCATTAACAGATTTGTCGAAACCACAGAAGAGCCAACTAGCTGGTCACATGTAGAGAAGACGGTAGTCGCTCCCTGGTAG
- a CDS encoding leucine-rich repeat protein yields the protein MSDISISYETKSGTDSEKTYSSETKSVNLSGCDITHIDLEQFNQFQNLEKLDLSANWLETIILDPLSEQKELEYLDLSSNRLTQIDLWPTESMNLKFLSLAINKIRNINLAPLAFSVKLEELYLQTNSIQSIELVALSHCKQLRFLRLDDNDIYAIDLDALAGCARLQELFLESNPLETIDLSPLRGCEQLEGLWLRDTGLLAINLHPLSESKSLLWLDLTDNELHFLDITPLMNCRDLESVMVDDSVILIADIKYKERDFPYALKKFRDRMYWPES from the coding sequence GTGAGCGATATCTCAATTAGCTACGAAACGAAAAGCGGTACTGATTCCGAGAAAACTTATTCGAGTGAAACTAAATCCGTGAACCTCTCAGGATGCGATATCACCCACATCGATCTTGAGCAATTCAATCAATTTCAGAATCTCGAAAAGTTGGATTTATCAGCAAACTGGCTTGAGACTATTATCCTGGATCCACTCAGCGAGCAAAAAGAACTCGAATATCTCGATCTCAGTTCTAACAGACTCACACAGATCGATTTGTGGCCCACAGAAAGCATGAATCTGAAGTTTCTTTCACTTGCCATAAACAAAATCCGAAATATCAATTTGGCGCCGTTGGCATTCAGTGTCAAATTGGAAGAACTATACCTTCAGACAAATTCCATCCAGAGTATTGAATTAGTTGCGTTGAGCCATTGCAAGCAGTTAAGATTTCTTCGATTAGATGACAATGATATCTATGCCATAGATCTAGATGCTTTGGCGGGATGTGCCCGGCTACAAGAGCTATTCTTGGAGAGTAATCCTCTTGAGACAATTGATTTAAGCCCACTGAGGGGTTGTGAGCAACTCGAAGGTCTCTGGCTTAGAGATACAGGTCTCCTCGCGATTAATTTGCATCCACTGTCAGAATCAAAAAGTCTCCTTTGGCTTGATTTGACCGATAACGAACTTCATTTCTTGGATATCACTCCCCTCATGAATTGCCGCGACTTGGAATCCGTCATGGTAGATGATTCCGTCATACTGATAGCTGACATCAAGTATAAGGAACGTGATTTCCCCTATGCTCTCAAAAAGTTCCGAGATAGAATGTACTGGCCTGAAAGCTAG
- the ade gene encoding adenine deaminase, whose translation MFLERPDEYPLDQMVDVAAGRTRADIVLKNGSVVNVFTGEVTEGDVAIHGGYIAGIGEYQGREIIDIEGKYVAPSFIDGHVHVESSMVMPLQYARAVVPHGTGAVVADPHEIANVLGMEGIMYMSKSMRGGPMSFYIMIPSCVPSTELETNGVSLDFLDIKPLLSEDYVLGLAEAMNYQGVVTRDPDIFEKIRVTLKRGKRIDGHAPGLEGLDLNAYAAARITSEHEATTLVEAKEKLAAGMHIHIREGSTARNLADLAGIIKPETAMFCSFVTDDRNTLDLIERGHIDGMIRTAVELGVDPILAIKVATISTARHYGIHQAGAVAPGYHADLVVLDSLQDIGVDMVFKSGHLVAKDGKMTGEFGVKESPHLRRSVNIHWLEPEDFQVPAKGDRMNVIGMVPNQIVTNHLIEETNIEDGLAVPDIDRDLAKVTVIERHNATEPQAIGFVKGSGIKEGAMVSSIAHDSHNIVVISTNDADLIEAAVQILRMQGGISVVRDGEILASLALPIAGLMSDQPIEHVSEKLKDLREAAQTIGTSLEEPFMAMAFLSLPVIPELKITDKGLVDVDKFRIIDLFDISN comes from the coding sequence ATGTTCCTAGAACGCCCTGACGAGTATCCTCTTGATCAAATGGTTGATGTTGCAGCAGGTCGAACTCGGGCAGATATTGTTTTGAAGAATGGTTCGGTTGTCAATGTCTTTACTGGCGAAGTAACTGAAGGGGATGTAGCTATCCATGGTGGCTACATAGCAGGAATCGGTGAATATCAGGGTAGAGAAATCATAGATATAGAAGGGAAATATGTTGCACCCTCGTTTATTGATGGCCACGTTCATGTCGAATCGAGTATGGTCATGCCGCTTCAATATGCGCGAGCTGTTGTTCCTCACGGTACTGGTGCAGTAGTAGCAGACCCCCATGAAATAGCGAATGTACTGGGCATGGAGGGCATCATGTACATGAGCAAGAGCATGCGTGGAGGACCAATGAGTTTCTACATCATGATTCCATCCTGTGTACCATCAACTGAGCTAGAAACAAACGGCGTATCCCTCGATTTCTTGGACATAAAGCCTCTCTTGAGTGAAGACTATGTTTTGGGTCTGGCAGAAGCTATGAATTACCAAGGCGTGGTTACCCGAGATCCAGACATATTTGAAAAAATCCGAGTGACTCTAAAAAGAGGGAAACGAATCGACGGGCATGCTCCCGGTCTGGAAGGCCTTGATTTGAATGCTTATGCAGCAGCAAGGATAACATCGGAGCATGAAGCAACAACCTTGGTAGAGGCAAAGGAAAAACTCGCAGCAGGAATGCATATTCATATCCGAGAAGGCTCAACTGCTCGGAATCTGGCGGATTTGGCTGGAATCATCAAACCAGAAACAGCCATGTTCTGTAGCTTCGTGACCGATGACCGCAATACGCTCGACCTTATTGAGCGTGGGCACATCGATGGTATGATACGCACCGCAGTCGAATTAGGCGTTGACCCCATTCTGGCAATCAAGGTGGCTACAATATCGACAGCCAGACATTATGGAATCCATCAGGCAGGAGCTGTTGCTCCTGGTTATCACGCAGACCTAGTCGTATTGGACTCACTCCAAGATATTGGTGTAGATATGGTCTTCAAGAGTGGCCATCTCGTTGCTAAAGACGGCAAAATGACTGGAGAATTTGGCGTTAAGGAATCACCCCATCTGAGGAGATCTGTAAACATCCATTGGCTGGAACCTGAAGATTTCCAAGTGCCGGCAAAAGGAGACAGAATGAATGTCATCGGGATGGTACCAAATCAAATAGTCACGAATCATCTAATCGAAGAAACCAATATAGAAGACGGACTTGCGGTACCTGATATAGACAGAGATTTGGCCAAAGTCACAGTTATCGAAAGGCACAACGCCACTGAGCCGCAGGCCATTGGTTTTGTGAAAGGATCTGGTATCAAGGAAGGTGCGATGGTATCTTCAATTGCACATGACAGCCATAATATCGTAGTTATTTCAACAAACGATGCGGATCTCATAGAAGCTGCTGTTCAAATTCTTAGAATGCAAGGTGGGATTTCCGTTGTACGAGATGGTGAGATTCTTGCATCACTTGCACTCCCCATTGCAGGACTCATGTCCGACCAACCGATAGAGCATGTGAGTGAGAAACTAAAAGATTTGCGAGAAGCAGCCCAAACCATTGGAACATCACTTGAAGAGCCATTTATGGCGATGGCGTTTCTATCGCTACCCGTGATTCCAGAGTTGAAAATAACCGACAAAGGGCTCGTTGATGTAGATAAGTTCAGGATTATCGATCTCTTCGATATCTCGAACTAA
- a CDS encoding 3-isopropylmalate dehydratase, whose translation MTWYDTITGRAWVFGDDIDTDQIIQGRYLTLLDYSEMAKHTLEIPRPEFADEVEEDDVIVAGKNFGGGSSREEAPQVIKESGVGCVVAESFARIFYRNAINIGLPIMRIEETSSIPDAAEVEVSLESATLTIKDSGDTISGEPLPSVMKDILQAGGAIPWFRKMRNENGFP comes from the coding sequence ATGACTTGGTATGATACCATAACTGGCAGAGCATGGGTTTTCGGTGATGATATCGATACTGACCAGATCATTCAGGGTCGCTATCTTACTCTTCTTGACTATTCAGAGATGGCCAAACATACACTAGAGATACCAAGACCTGAGTTTGCTGACGAAGTAGAGGAAGATGATGTTATTGTTGCGGGGAAAAATTTTGGTGGCGGTTCTTCGAGAGAGGAGGCCCCACAGGTCATCAAAGAATCAGGTGTTGGCTGTGTTGTTGCGGAGTCATTTGCCCGGATATTCTATCGGAACGCAATCAACATCGGATTGCCGATTATGAGGATTGAAGAAACCTCTTCTATTCCAGATGCGGCGGAAGTTGAGGTGTCTCTTGAATCAGCAACCCTGACAATCAAAGACTCAGGCGATACAATATCTGGTGAACCCCTTCCAAGCGTGATGAAAGATATTCTCCAAGCTGGTGGGGCAATTCCTTGGTTCAGGAAGATGCGAAATGAAAATGGTTTTCCATAG
- a CDS encoding homoaconitate hydratase family protein, with amino-acid sequence MGLTLAEKLLGNHTQSGTAAAGETVIADVDFLMVNEALARIIPVLEKMEVEKVWNANRMLVANDHWSPAPDASTAEMHRRIREFVKEQNIAHFCDVNCGIAHQVMAEKGFVKPGDLIIGSDSHSTTYGAFNAFSTGFASTDSAIVAATGRNWFRVPESIRIDIIGKLSHRVMSKDLILKILTELGPDGANYQSLEFHGPVIDSMSVASRMTMCNMAVEAGAKCAPMKINPAVRKWMRSYAPRAKWSPVEPDDDAEYVDTLTFDLEEEPLEPIVSTPYSPSNGKIVSEVEGTPVDQAFIGSCTNGRFEDLKIAAEIVEGKQADRDTRFIVTPASTEVYLEAMRAGILETLICAGAVITNSTCGACIGGHLGVLGRGEVAISSTNRNFRGRMGHPDSLVYLASPATVAASALEGKITDPRRLSS; translated from the coding sequence TTGGGCCTTACACTAGCTGAGAAGTTGCTTGGAAATCATACTCAATCAGGAACCGCCGCAGCTGGTGAGACAGTTATTGCTGATGTTGATTTCCTGATGGTGAACGAAGCGTTAGCAAGAATCATTCCCGTTCTTGAAAAAATGGAAGTCGAGAAGGTCTGGAATGCGAATCGGATGCTTGTTGCAAATGATCATTGGTCACCGGCACCAGATGCAAGCACTGCCGAAATGCATCGTAGAATACGGGAATTCGTCAAAGAACAAAACATAGCACACTTCTGTGACGTTAACTGCGGCATAGCACATCAGGTCATGGCTGAAAAGGGATTTGTGAAGCCAGGAGACTTGATTATCGGATCGGATTCCCACTCTACAACTTACGGTGCATTCAACGCGTTTTCAACTGGGTTTGCATCTACAGATAGTGCCATTGTAGCTGCTACCGGTCGAAACTGGTTTCGAGTACCTGAGTCCATTCGCATTGATATTATCGGCAAACTATCGCACAGAGTCATGAGCAAAGATTTGATTCTCAAGATACTGACTGAACTCGGGCCTGATGGTGCAAATTATCAATCACTAGAGTTTCATGGTCCTGTCATTGACTCCATGTCCGTTGCATCACGCATGACTATGTGCAATATGGCCGTGGAGGCAGGAGCGAAATGTGCTCCAATGAAGATCAATCCAGCAGTCCGAAAGTGGATGCGTTCTTACGCTCCTAGAGCCAAATGGTCGCCGGTAGAACCCGATGACGATGCCGAGTACGTTGACACTCTGACGTTTGACCTGGAGGAAGAACCGCTTGAACCTATTGTCTCAACGCCATATAGTCCTTCTAATGGAAAGATAGTCTCAGAGGTGGAGGGAACGCCAGTTGACCAGGCTTTCATCGGATCGTGTACTAACGGAAGATTCGAGGATTTGAAGATTGCAGCGGAGATTGTTGAGGGCAAACAAGCTGATCGCGATACTAGATTCATAGTTACACCGGCAAGCACCGAGGTATACCTTGAAGCAATGCGAGCTGGCATTCTTGAGACTCTCATATGTGCAGGTGCTGTGATTACCAACTCCACCTGTGGAGCATGCATTGGTGGACATTTGGGTGTCCTTGGCAGGGGTGAAGTAGCGATTTCAAGCACCAATCGTAATTTCAGAGGGCGCATGGGACATCCAGATTCTCTTGTCTATCTCGCCTCTCCCGCAACAGTTGCTGCAAGCGCATTGGAAGGAAAGATTACTGATCCGAGGAGGCTCTCATCATGA